TGCGGCGGCACGGGTCATGCTCAGGCGGTCAGGCTGATCTGCCCAAAGATAGGCGGTCAGTCGCAACAGGTGGTCAGCGCGTGTTGGGTCAAGCGGGTTCAAGTCTACACCAGCGCGGTCGGCGATGACCGGATTGGCCTTGGGAGGCATCGCGCCTGTCCATTCGGGCGACAGCAGCACGGCTGGCATATCGGTGCCAAAACGTGCGCCGTCTATTTCAAGCGCATATTGGTCCCACATCAGATTCAGCCCACCACTGGCCCCCAGTTCCGACAGGTGGATCGGCAGGTTGAAGTGGTTCAAGGCCACATGAGCCCCTGCGATCAGCGCAGCGGATCGGCGCACCTCATTGGTTTGCGGCGGGCTGTCAGTCCAATCCAGCAGAAATGCCTGATGTCTCTCCAATGCGGACAGTACCTCGGCGCGCAAGGACTCATCCGTCGCGCTATGGGGTGGATAAACTGCTGCCAGTTCAGGGGCGCCGTCGCTTAGCACCAGAGCATGCAACCCACCAGCAATACGCAAGGGCAGGGAATGACCGGCAGGACCAATATCACCAGTGAAACCTGCGAATTTGCGCCCCAGAGCGCTGTCCGTCGGCCAGTCGGCAGCAAGGATCGACAGCAGTTGCCCCATGAAGGGCGACCCCATGCGGGTGCAGGTATCGGCCTGAGCAGCGAAGGCATCAGGCAGGCTCATCTGAAGCGCTCCATCAATTTTTGCATGGGGGATTTTGCCGGTTCGGCGGTCTCTGGCTGCGTGGTGGTGGGGGGAGGGGTGGCTTGTTTCTGTGCTGGCTTCGGCCCCTTGGTGCCGGTGCCAGAACGGGGCGGGTTCACCCGCATGGCAACGGCATTCAGAAATTTGGACGTATCACCTGCCGCCAGATCCGCGGCCCCATCGCTGATGCCGCGCAGCACATCGTCCAGCCATTCCTCATCAGCCTTGGGGAAGTCACGCAGCACATACCCCGGCACGGCGTCTTTATGTCCGGGGTGGCCAACGCCCAGCCGGACGCGGTCATAATCCGGCCCGATATGAGCATGGATTGAGCGCAACCCGTTGTGACCCGCGTGGCCGCCACCGGTTTTGCACTTCACCTTCGCCGGGGCCAGATCGATTTCATCGTGCAACACAATCACATCAGCCGGTTCCAGTTTGTAAAACCGCATCGCTGCCTGCACCGATTGGCCCGACAGGTTCATAAACGTCTCGGGTTTCAGCAAGACGGCGCGTGCTGATCCAAACCGGCCTTCGCTGATGCTGCCCTGATGTTTGCCTTTCCATGCGCCAAACCCGTGGTCCGATGCAATCCTATCCAGCGCCATAAAGCCGATGTTGTGGCGATTGCGGGCGTATTTCCCGCCCGGATTGCCAAGGCCGACGATCAGTTTCATGTGAATGCTCCGTTCGCTTTTTCACGATACTAGCAGGGCCGCGCGCCAAGCTAAATGCCTGCTATAAAACTGTCTTCAAACGCAAAACGGGGCCGCAAATGCGACCCCGTTCCTATCCATCCCGATGGGAAGGTATTCTTATTCAGCGGTTTCGCCTTCGGCCGCTTCTGTTTCGGCTTCTTCACCATCTTCATCGTCGTCGGAAGAGGCCAGACCGGAAGGTGCGGAAACCTGAGCAATAACGAAATCACGATCGATTGTCGGCTTGGCACCTTCTGGCAATTTCACATCGGAAATTGTCAGGTTGTCGCCGATTTCAAGCGCGCTGATGTCGATCTCGATGCTTTCTGGGATATCAGCAGCGGTCACAACCAGTTCGATCTCAGGGCGCAGCACGTTCAATGTACCGCCCTTTTTCAGACCAACACATTCTTCTTCGCCGGTCACTTCGACGTTGATGAACAGGTTGATTTTGGTTGTGCGCTTCAGACGCATGAAGTCGACGTGCGTTGGCAGGTCTTTAACAACATGGCGCTGTACGTCGCGGCAGATAACACGCACGTCGTCGTGGCCTTCAACTTTCAAGTTGAACAATGTCGCCTTAAAGCGGCCCTTGCGCAGCATGGTCAGCAGCTTGTTGAAATCAAGGTTGATCGGCAGCGGGTCAACATCGCCACCAAAAACAATTCCCGGTACCAAGCCATCACGGCGTGCCTGACGAGCGGCGCCCTTGCCTGTCCCCGTCCGTTCCTGGGCGATAAGATCTGGAATCTCTCCGGCCATTTGTATTCTCCAATATGTAAGGGCGGGAATCCTCCAAGGCTGTATCCCCGCGTGAAGCCGCGCGTATAGAACGGTTTTGCCTGCGGGGAAAGGGCAAAAATCCGCCCCGATCTTGGCAATTGCCCATACCCGTGACAAAGGGGCATATGACATTCAAACAGGATCTTCACCTGTCGCGCAAACCGCTGGCAGGATTCGTGGCGATTGGGGCCGCCTGGGCCACATATTTTGCGCAGATGCCGGTGGTCAAGGCACAGGTCGGTGCCACAGACGCGCAATATGGCATGGCCTTGTTGCTGGCGGCCTTCGGCGCTGTTGCTGCGATGTGGCTTGCGCCTTTGTGCCGTCGCCTTGCCGGTGGGTTTGCTGTTTCGCTTGGGATTGTCGTTGTCGCAATTGGGATGCTGGCGGCGGGTACATCAAACACGCTTGTTCTTTTAACTGGGGCAATGTTGCTGGCCTCCACCGGGTCAGGTGTTGTCGATGTTCTGATCAATGCGCGGGTGTCTGAAATTGAAGAGACCAGCCGCCGTCCCCTGATGAACCTCAACCATGCCTTATATTCCTTTGCCTATGCCGCCGGCGCGCTGTGCACGGGTGCATTGCGTCAGGCCGGGGTTGGACCAGAAGCCAGTTTTACCTTGCTGCTGATTGTGCTGCTGATACTGGCATGGGCTGCACGAGATGTCGCACCCGCAGATGAGCCATCCGGGCAAATTGGAGTTGCGCCGGTGTCGCGCCCGCTGGTGCTGCTGACCGGTGGGATTGTCCTGATCGGGTTTCTGACCGAAGCCGCCACCGAAGGCTGGTCAGCCCTGCATCTGGAACGGACACTGGGCGGCGGGCCGGGGGAGGGTGCGCTGGGGCCCGCCACATTGGGGTTGACGATGGGGCTGGGCAGGCTTGGCGGTCATATTCTGACAGCGCGGATGCGCGATACAACACTGATGATGGGTGCCGCGCTGTTCTCTGCCTGCGGGGTTGCCCTTGCGGCATTGGCCCCAACTGTCCTTTTGGGCCTCACAGGATTCGCCCTTGCCGGGCT
This DNA window, taken from Sulfitobacter pacificus, encodes the following:
- the pth gene encoding aminoacyl-tRNA hydrolase; this encodes MKLIVGLGNPGGKYARNRHNIGFMALDRIASDHGFGAWKGKHQGSISEGRFGSARAVLLKPETFMNLSGQSVQAAMRFYKLEPADVIVLHDEIDLAPAKVKCKTGGGHAGHNGLRSIHAHIGPDYDRVRLGVGHPGHKDAVPGYVLRDFPKADEEWLDDVLRGISDGAADLAAGDTSKFLNAVAMRVNPPRSGTGTKGPKPAQKQATPPPTTTQPETAEPAKSPMQKLMERFR
- a CDS encoding DUF2332 domain-containing protein — its product is MSLPDAFAAQADTCTRMGSPFMGQLLSILAADWPTDSALGRKFAGFTGDIGPAGHSLPLRIAGGLHALVLSDGAPELAAVYPPHSATDESLRAEVLSALERHQAFLLDWTDSPPQTNEVRRSAALIAGAHVALNHFNLPIHLSELGASGGLNLMWDQYALEIDGARFGTDMPAVLLSPEWTGAMPPKANPVIADRAGVDLNPLDPTRADHLLRLTAYLWADQPDRLSMTRAAASVATTQPQQGDAIDWLGPRLAAAPQGRLHLIQHTVAWQYFPDAVQARGKALIEAAGAQATANRPLAWLSMETDGDTTGKVGAALTLRLWPGDLTLDLGRADFHGRWVKWAYTG
- a CDS encoding MFS transporter, with amino-acid sequence MTFKQDLHLSRKPLAGFVAIGAAWATYFAQMPVVKAQVGATDAQYGMALLLAAFGAVAAMWLAPLCRRLAGGFAVSLGIVVVAIGMLAAGTSNTLVLLTGAMLLASTGSGVVDVLINARVSEIEETSRRPLMNLNHALYSFAYAAGALCTGALRQAGVGPEASFTLLLIVLLILAWAARDVAPADEPSGQIGVAPVSRPLVLLTGGIVLIGFLTEAATEGWSALHLERTLGGGPGEGALGPATLGLTMGLGRLGGHILTARMRDTTLMMGAALFSACGVALAALAPTVLLGLTGFALAGLGISVVAPLAMALIGRAVPPAQRLFAISRVSVIGYGAFFFGPPLMGLVAEGFGLRSAFLLISGLLCVTAIVLIPALARRISV
- a CDS encoding 50S ribosomal protein L25/general stress protein Ctc: MAGEIPDLIAQERTGTGKGAARQARRDGLVPGIVFGGDVDPLPINLDFNKLLTMLRKGRFKATLFNLKVEGHDDVRVICRDVQRHVVKDLPTHVDFMRLKRTTKINLFINVEVTGEEECVGLKKGGTLNVLRPEIELVVTAADIPESIEIDISALEIGDNLTISDVKLPEGAKPTIDRDFVIAQVSAPSGLASSDDDEDGEEAETEAAEGETAE